A stretch of Carnobacterium iners DNA encodes these proteins:
- a CDS encoding ABC transporter permease, protein MVDFFVNNGSDLLLKTWEHLYISMIALFLGVIVAVPLGIVLTRFKRLSSFIIGLATILQTVPSLALLALMIPILGIGKIPAIVALFIYSLLPILRNTFIGVQGVDAGLKDAGKGMGMTDIDLIRLVELPQAAPVIMAGIRLSGVYVIAWAALASYIGAGGLGDFIFNGLNVFSTEFILAGTIPVTLMALIIDFLLGKLEEKVTLAQA, encoded by the coding sequence ATGGTTGATTTTTTTGTAAACAATGGTTCTGACCTATTGTTAAAAACTTGGGAACACCTCTATATTTCTATGATTGCTTTGTTTCTTGGAGTTATCGTAGCAGTTCCTCTAGGTATTGTACTAACTCGGTTTAAAAGATTATCATCATTTATTATTGGATTAGCAACAATTTTACAAACGGTTCCCTCTTTAGCTTTATTAGCTTTGATGATTCCAATTTTAGGTATTGGAAAAATCCCTGCCATCGTCGCATTATTTATCTATTCATTACTGCCAATTTTAAGAAATACGTTTATTGGAGTACAAGGAGTAGATGCAGGTTTAAAAGATGCCGGTAAAGGTATGGGAATGACAGATATAGATTTAATTCGGCTTGTAGAATTGCCGCAAGCAGCACCTGTGATAATGGCTGGTATCCGTCTTTCTGGAGTATACGTGATAGCATGGGCCGCATTAGCCTCTTATATCGGAGCTGGTGGATTAGGAGACTTTATTTTTAATGGATTAAATGTGTTTAGTACTGAATTTATTCTTGCCGGAACGATACCGGTGACATTAATGGCATTAATAATAGATTTTTTATTAGGAAAACTAGAGGAAAAAGTAACACTCGCTCAAGCATAA
- a CDS encoding betaine/proline/choline family ABC transporter ATP-binding protein (Members of the family are the ATP-binding subunit of ABC transporters for substrates such as betaine, L-proline or other amino acids, choline, carnitine, etc. The substrate specificity is best determined from the substrate-binding subunit, rather than this subunit, as it interacts with the permease subunit and not with substrate directly.) — MIEFKNISKVYKGGKKAVENINLFFNKGEFIVFIGTSGSGKTTSMRMINRMIEPTSGQILINGEDIMKQDPVKLRRKIGYVIQQIGLMPHMTIFNNIVLVPRLMKWPLKKQRAIAEDLIKKVDLPLDFLDRYPSELSGGQQQRIGVIRALAADQDIILMDEPFGALDPITRDSLQELLKELQKELDKTIVFVTHDMDEALKLADRIVIMQEGKVVQFDTPDNILSAPANQFVEDFIGEDRLIQARPNIQTVEQVMLKNPASVTPGKSISDAIKIMRDRRVDTLLVTDDAGVLKGFVDIESIDLNRKKATSVGDIMSNKVYFVRKETLLRDTVQRILKRGFKNVPVVDENNHLVGIVTRASLVDIVYDTIWGDSDEADIPDGNKMESMTAKESKE, encoded by the coding sequence ATGATTGAATTTAAAAATATTTCAAAAGTCTACAAAGGCGGCAAGAAAGCTGTAGAAAATATCAATCTTTTTTTTAATAAAGGAGAGTTTATTGTTTTTATCGGTACGAGTGGTAGTGGCAAAACAACATCCATGAGAATGATTAATCGAATGATTGAGCCCACATCTGGTCAGATTTTAATTAATGGTGAAGATATTATGAAACAAGATCCAGTAAAGTTGCGACGTAAAATTGGCTATGTAATTCAACAAATCGGCTTGATGCCTCATATGACAATATTTAATAACATTGTGTTAGTTCCTCGATTAATGAAATGGCCTCTAAAAAAGCAAAGAGCAATAGCAGAAGATCTTATAAAAAAAGTGGATTTACCGTTAGATTTCTTGGATCGGTATCCATCAGAACTTTCTGGAGGTCAGCAACAAAGAATAGGTGTTATTCGTGCACTAGCAGCTGATCAAGATATTATTTTAATGGATGAGCCATTTGGTGCATTAGATCCGATTACAAGAGACTCCTTACAAGAATTACTTAAAGAACTACAAAAAGAATTAGATAAAACAATCGTATTTGTTACTCATGATATGGATGAGGCCTTAAAATTAGCAGATAGAATCGTTATTATGCAAGAAGGAAAAGTCGTTCAATTCGATACTCCGGATAATATTTTATCAGCTCCAGCTAATCAATTTGTTGAAGATTTTATTGGCGAAGATCGCTTAATACAAGCAAGACCAAATATCCAAACAGTTGAACAAGTCATGTTAAAAAATCCAGCATCTGTCACACCTGGAAAATCTATTTCAGACGCGATTAAAATCATGCGCGATCGTCGTGTAGATACATTATTGGTAACAGATGACGCGGGTGTACTTAAAGGTTTTGTTGATATTGAAAGTATCGATTTAAACAGAAAAAAAGCTACGAGTGTTGGAGATATTATGTCTAACAAAGTTTATTTTGTAAGAAAAGAAACTCTTTTGAGAGACACTGTTCAGCGTATTCTAAAACGGGGCTTTAAAAATGTACCTGTTGTAGATGAAAACAATCACTTGGTAGGAATTGTTACACGCGCATCGCTAGTGGATATTGTTTATGATACGATTTGGGGCGATAGCGACGAAGCTGATATCCCTGACGGAAATAAGATGGAATCGATGACAGCAAAAGAAAGTAAAGAATAG
- a CDS encoding quaternary amine ABC transporter ATP-binding protein, whose translation MTKIKVENVTKIFGKKSERVTELLDQNKSKQEILQETGVTVGVNNVSFTIEEGEVFVIMGLSGSGKSTLVRMLNRLIDTTQGNIYIDGENLSKMSKKDLREVRRKKMSMVFQNFALFPQRTILENTEYGLEIQDIDKKERTQKATQALENAGLGDYIHQHPNQLSGGMQQRVGLARALANNPEILLMDEAFSALDPLIRKEMQDELVELQATVKKTIIFITHDLNEALRIGDRIALMKDGAIVQIGTPEEILMKPADDYVERFVEDVDRSKVLTAENIMKRPETVNINKHGPRVALEQMKREGISSIIVVDDNRNLKGYVTAEDASEARKNSITSLETILKLDIPTVDRTTTMNDIFSVIHDTVTPVAVVDNKKLVGIIVRGAVIAALAGESEEELINE comes from the coding sequence TTGACGAAGATTAAAGTAGAAAATGTTACAAAAATTTTCGGTAAAAAAAGTGAACGTGTTACTGAGCTTCTAGACCAGAATAAATCAAAGCAAGAAATTTTACAAGAAACAGGCGTTACTGTTGGTGTCAACAATGTTAGTTTTACAATCGAAGAAGGTGAAGTTTTTGTCATCATGGGTCTATCTGGTAGTGGTAAATCCACTTTGGTTAGAATGCTTAATAGACTAATCGATACAACGCAAGGGAACATCTACATTGATGGTGAAAATCTATCTAAGATGAGCAAGAAAGACTTGCGTGAAGTAAGACGTAAGAAGATGAGTATGGTTTTCCAAAACTTCGCACTATTTCCTCAACGTACAATTCTTGAAAATACCGAATATGGTTTAGAAATTCAAGACATTGATAAAAAAGAAAGAACCCAAAAAGCTACGCAAGCTTTAGAAAACGCTGGCCTAGGTGATTACATTCATCAACACCCTAATCAATTATCTGGTGGTATGCAACAACGTGTCGGTTTAGCTAGAGCATTAGCTAATAATCCTGAAATTCTATTAATGGATGAAGCTTTCTCTGCTTTAGATCCACTCATTCGAAAAGAAATGCAAGATGAGTTAGTAGAACTACAAGCGACCGTAAAGAAAACAATTATTTTTATTACTCATGATTTGAATGAAGCTTTAAGAATTGGCGATCGCATTGCTTTGATGAAAGATGGCGCTATTGTACAGATTGGAACACCTGAAGAAATTTTAATGAAACCTGCAGATGATTACGTTGAACGCTTTGTTGAAGATGTTGACCGTTCTAAAGTTCTTACTGCTGAAAACATTATGAAACGACCTGAAACAGTTAATATAAATAAGCATGGTCCACGTGTTGCATTAGAACAAATGAAACGTGAAGGAATATCAAGTATTATTGTCGTTGACGATAATCGTAACTTAAAAGGTTATGTAACTGCTGAAGATGCTTCTGAAGCACGTAAAAACTCGATTACAAGTCTGGAAACCATTCTAAAATTAGACATACCAACAGTTGATCGTACAACAACAATGAATGATATTTTTTCAGTTATTCACGATACAGTAACCCCTGTTGCTGTAGTAGATAACAAAAAATTAGTTGGTATTATTGTTAGAGGAGCGGTAATCGCTGCACTAGCAGGCGAAAGCGAGGAGGAATTAATCAATGAATAA
- a CDS encoding type II toxin-antitoxin system PemK/MazF family toxin, protein MVKQGDIVKINLEPKQGHEQQGYRPYICLSYHGVSDYANIAVFAPISNTERNYPLYIPLKGTKSSGKILLDQLVTIDYNAKEYSYIETVPEKLKNELLIKVKVIFQKNEKIK, encoded by the coding sequence ATGGTAAAACAAGGCGATATTGTTAAGATAAATTTAGAGCCTAAACAAGGACATGAGCAACAAGGATACAGACCTTATATTTGCTTAAGTTATCATGGTGTCAGTGACTATGCTAATATAGCGGTCTTTGCTCCAATATCAAACACAGAACGCAACTATCCTTTATATATCCCCTTAAAAGGTACGAAATCTTCAGGAAAAATTTTGTTAGATCAATTAGTTACCATTGATTACAACGCAAAAGAATATAGTTACATTGAAACTGTTCCAGAGAAATTGAAAAATGAATTATTAATAAAGGTAAAAGTAATCTTTCAAAAAAATGAAAAGATAAAGTGA
- a CDS encoding ABC transporter permease translates to MDVSELGLWEQLWYYFSENGFYIWEQFSRHFLISIYGVLFAAIIGIPIGFLISRRGKLANWVIGIANVIQTIPSLAMLSILMLGLGLGTTTVIVTVFLYSLLPIIKNTYTGVKNVDNNVLDSGKGMGMTRLQLTFMIELPLSLSVIMAGIRNALVVGIGITAIGTFIGAGGLGDIITRGVNATDGGAIILSGAIPTALMAIISDFVLGVIEKKLDPTRKVRG, encoded by the coding sequence ATGGATGTTTCAGAGTTAGGCCTATGGGAACAATTATGGTATTACTTTAGTGAAAATGGTTTTTATATTTGGGAGCAATTTTCACGACATTTTTTAATCTCTATCTACGGTGTCCTTTTTGCAGCAATTATCGGTATTCCGATAGGGTTTTTGATTTCCCGTCGAGGAAAGTTAGCAAATTGGGTTATCGGGATAGCTAATGTGATTCAGACTATCCCATCCTTAGCTATGCTCTCTATTTTAATGCTTGGATTAGGGCTCGGTACAACGACAGTTATTGTTACCGTATTTTTATATTCTTTATTGCCAATTATAAAAAACACGTATACAGGAGTAAAAAACGTTGATAACAATGTTTTGGATTCAGGAAAAGGTATGGGAATGACAAGATTACAGTTAACTTTTATGATTGAATTACCATTATCGCTATCTGTTATCATGGCTGGCATTCGTAATGCACTAGTTGTTGGAATTGGTATCACTGCGATTGGAACCTTTATTGGAGCAGGGGGTCTAGGTGATATTATAACACGTGGAGTTAATGCTACTGATGGAGGGGCTATTATATTATCTGGCGCTATACCAACAGCATTAATGGCTATTATTAGTGATTTTGTGCTGGGAGTAATTGAAAAGAAATTAGATCCTACACGTAAAGTACGTGGCTAG
- a CDS encoding helix-turn-helix transcriptional regulator: protein MKNKIFELRKDKKLTQEALAKKCSVTRQTINAIENDRYDPTLKLAFELAQVLETTVDDIFKD, encoded by the coding sequence ATGAAAAATAAAATTTTTGAACTCCGAAAAGATAAAAAACTTACACAAGAGGCTTTAGCAAAAAAGTGTAGCGTCACTCGACAAACAATTAATGCGATTGAAAATGATCGATATGATCCAACTTTAAAATTGGCATTTGAGTTAGCTCAGGTTCTCGAGACGACCGTTGATGATATTTTTAAAGATTAA
- the cls gene encoding cardiolipin synthase, with product MQLFLSITSIIITLNTFFAIITVFREKRDIAATWAWLVVLIFLPVVGFVFYLFVGNKLSRKKIFDIKAQESIGMYELVQAQKEMLADDEDLLSSKQASENAKEMASLFLESDESILTKGNKIQLFTDGAEKYESLIADMYNAKHHIHLIYYIFKDDKIGRRVLTALEDRAAAGIEVLVIYDALGSRSLKFNFFKKLESLGGCAESFFGSSHSLINLRFNYRNHRKIVIIDGKIGYTGGFNVGDEYLGEYKKFGYWRDTHMKIEGNAVLPLQSRFLMDWNATVTNYKLEYQENYFPLIKKQGKTNMQIVSSGPDSEIQQIKKGYIKMISMAKESIFIQTPYFVPDDSLLETLEIAVMSGIDVKIMIPNKPDHPFIYRATTYYAAEMIAAGAEVYIYDNGFLHAKTIVIDGEICSIGTANFDVRSFKLNFEVNAFIYDPEVAKQQRDIFYNDIEKSYLLTQEMLDNQSKWLKFKQVFSRLFSPIL from the coding sequence ATGCAACTATTTTTATCAATTACTTCTATCATTATTACGTTAAATACCTTTTTTGCTATTATTACAGTTTTTAGAGAAAAGCGTGATATTGCAGCAACTTGGGCTTGGTTAGTTGTTTTGATTTTCTTACCTGTTGTTGGTTTTGTCTTTTATCTATTTGTTGGAAATAAGTTATCCAGGAAAAAGATTTTTGATATTAAAGCTCAAGAAAGCATAGGTATGTATGAATTAGTACAAGCGCAAAAAGAAATGTTAGCAGATGATGAAGATTTACTTTCTAGTAAGCAAGCATCTGAAAATGCTAAAGAAATGGCGAGTCTATTTCTGGAAAGTGATGAATCTATTTTGACAAAAGGAAATAAAATCCAATTATTTACGGATGGAGCAGAAAAATATGAGTCGTTAATTGCTGATATGTATAATGCTAAACATCATATTCATTTAATCTACTATATATTTAAAGATGATAAAATTGGAAGAAGAGTACTGACAGCATTAGAAGATAGAGCAGCTGCAGGAATAGAAGTTTTAGTTATTTATGATGCCTTAGGTTCACGTTCGTTGAAATTCAACTTTTTTAAAAAATTAGAATCTTTAGGAGGCTGCGCAGAATCTTTCTTCGGCTCGAGTCACAGTCTAATAAATCTAAGATTTAATTACCGTAATCATAGGAAAATTGTTATCATTGATGGTAAAATTGGATATACTGGTGGATTTAATGTTGGCGATGAGTACCTAGGAGAATATAAAAAGTTTGGGTATTGGCGTGATACACACATGAAAATCGAAGGTAACGCTGTTTTGCCACTACAAAGTAGATTTTTAATGGATTGGAATGCAACGGTTACTAACTATAAGTTAGAATATCAAGAAAATTATTTTCCACTTATAAAAAAGCAAGGGAAAACAAATATGCAAATTGTATCAAGTGGCCCAGACTCAGAAATACAGCAAATAAAAAAAGGGTATATAAAAATGATTAGTATGGCAAAGGAATCGATTTTTATTCAAACACCCTATTTTGTTCCAGATGATTCTCTGTTAGAAACGTTAGAAATAGCAGTAATGTCAGGAATAGATGTTAAAATTATGATCCCAAATAAGCCTGATCATCCTTTTATTTATCGTGCAACAACTTACTACGCAGCTGAAATGATTGCTGCTGGAGCGGAGGTATATATTTATGATAATGGTTTTTTACACGCTAAAACGATAGTTATAGATGGAGAAATTTGTTCAATAGGGACGGCTAATTTTGATGTTAGAAGTTTTAAACTTAATTTCGAAGTTAATGCTTTTATCTATGATCCTGAAGTTGCTAAGCAGCAAAGAGATATTTTTTATAATGATATCGAAAAAAGCTACTTGTTGACTCAAGAAATGTTAGATAATCAATCAAAATGGTTGAAATTTAAACAAGTTTTTTCTAGACTATTTTCTCCAATTTTATAA
- a CDS encoding GNAT family N-acetyltransferase, with protein sequence MIEYKGIKLKEATIGDIPLIESYALEDHQYADMPIKAMTNSLHETQKHPILILNKENLVGFFILQKNKVIETFPMDNTSLFLRDHSIDERFQEKGFGKLSIEALPIYIRNSFDNINKVVLAVDYDNLSGQMLYLKTGFKDTKERYKENNRFKFIYFKKI encoded by the coding sequence ATGATTGAATATAAAGGGATTAAGTTAAAAGAAGCTACAATAGGGGATATACCACTCATAGAAAGTTACGCGCTAGAAGACCATCAATATGCAGATATGCCAATAAAGGCGATGACAAATAGTCTACATGAAACACAAAAACACCCTATTTTGATTTTAAATAAAGAGAATCTGGTAGGTTTTTTCATTTTACAAAAAAATAAGGTTATTGAAACTTTTCCAATGGATAATACTAGTCTATTTCTAAGAGATCATTCTATTGATGAACGATTTCAAGAAAAAGGATTCGGAAAATTATCTATAGAGGCATTACCTATTTATATAAGGAACAGTTTTGATAATATAAATAAAGTCGTTTTAGCTGTTGATTATGATAATCTTAGTGGCCAAATGCTTTATTTAAAAACGGGCTTTAAAGATACTAAAGAGCGTTACAAAGAAAATAATAGGTTTAAGTTTATCTACTTTAAAAAAATATAG
- a CDS encoding AbrB/MazE/SpoVT family DNA-binding domain-containing protein, producing MIKLPVKQWGNSQAIRLPKSLLEALEAEKDDDLNVEVINHSIILTKAEKEVTFEELFKDYSKEKFTTEIQSFSPVGNEKW from the coding sequence ATGATTAAGCTACCAGTTAAGCAGTGGGGAAACAGTCAGGCAATACGTTTACCAAAAAGCCTATTAGAAGCATTGGAAGCAGAAAAAGATGATGACTTAAATGTAGAAGTTATTAATCATTCGATTATATTAACCAAAGCAGAAAAAGAAGTCACGTTTGAAGAACTTTTTAAAGACTACAGTAAAGAAAAATTCACTACAGAAATACAAAGTTTTTCTCCTGTAGGAAATGAAAAATGGTAA
- a CDS encoding osmoprotectant ABC transporter substrate-binding protein: MNKFKKIVILLFATVVLSSCSLPGLGGGLDGEGIIITGGTTSETQILAFIVEGMVEHYLDVDAGIINNLGSSTLNHQALIGGDANVSGARYTGTSLTGELALDPITDPIKAFDTVVEGFETEFDQKWFPSYGFSNSYAFMVTKETSEKYGLKTISDLKDSISELNLGADTSWMERKGDGYDAFVNTYGFDFNRVYPMQIGLVYDALEADKMDVVLGYSTDGRIKSYDLVVLEDDKQLFPPYDASPVASNQVLKEYPELNDILLKLKDTISTEKMQEMNFSADNDLLEPKTVARNFLDENNFFEDKKGAE; this comes from the coding sequence ATCAATAAATTTAAAAAAATTGTGATTCTTCTTTTTGCAACTGTTGTATTAAGCAGTTGTTCACTTCCGGGCTTAGGTGGAGGGCTTGATGGAGAAGGTATTATCATTACAGGAGGTACGACTTCCGAAACACAGATTTTAGCCTTTATTGTCGAGGGTATGGTTGAGCACTATTTAGATGTTGATGCAGGAATTATTAATAATTTAGGTTCATCTACACTAAATCATCAAGCATTAATTGGCGGAGATGCAAACGTATCAGGGGCTCGTTATACAGGGACTTCTTTGACAGGTGAATTGGCTTTAGACCCTATAACAGATCCTATTAAAGCGTTTGATACTGTTGTAGAGGGATTTGAAACAGAATTTGATCAAAAGTGGTTTCCAAGCTATGGTTTTTCAAACTCTTACGCATTCATGGTGACAAAAGAAACTTCTGAAAAATATGGACTTAAAACAATTAGCGATTTAAAAGACAGTATCTCAGAACTTAACCTGGGGGCTGATACTTCATGGATGGAAAGAAAAGGTGATGGATACGATGCTTTCGTAAACACATATGGCTTTGACTTTAATCGTGTGTATCCTATGCAAATTGGCCTAGTTTATGATGCTTTAGAGGCAGATAAAATGGACGTTGTTCTAGGTTATTCAACAGATGGAAGAATAAAAAGTTATGACTTAGTTGTTTTAGAAGATGACAAACAGTTATTTCCACCGTATGATGCTAGTCCCGTTGCATCAAACCAAGTTTTAAAAGAATATCCAGAATTAAATGATATTTTATTAAAATTAAAAGACACGATCTCAACAGAAAAAATGCAAGAAATGAATTTTAGTGCAGACAATGATTTGTTAGAGCCTAAAACAGTTGCACGAAATTTTCTTGACGAAAATAATTTTTTCGAAGATAAAAAGGGGGCTGAATAA
- a CDS encoding ISLre2 family transposase, with product MNKIISKVYQIIKDSSNLIETEEAIQVCMYEVFAELVGDVFTHLNQVIKEQKQEEGWKVKREDWKTVQFIFGSVRYCRTLMIDQESQNHYPLDDWLGIRKYQRHSPLVEVKVAELASKVTYRDTANMLNEWTAVTISHQTVGSLLKRVGSAQAREDEESVLELEESAELPEGKKVDYLYAEADGVFVRGTKKKKSLEVRHAILYEGWNKNGKRVSLKEPKAIMTTKKTAGFWAEIQAFTANHYALQQAQIITNSDGGQGYTADKFQEAFSQSNYPVLNQLDSYHVFQGLNRAFGVKTTIFKQQVKQALKTHDLDQLTIWLDTYESTLDETSAVEKLTTFRTYVVRNWDRIFDWREKVEQAPKDARGLGAMESNQRRISFRMKKRGMHWSAEGCEAMVKVKQGMFNHTLREAYLHQQNRSARNQRKLNQTVRLSSLLHEKTRQSVGAKNGTIPLYASRSSAIGQLIKSFR from the coding sequence ATGAATAAGATTATATCAAAGGTTTACCAAATAATAAAGGATTCAAGCAATTTAATAGAGACAGAAGAAGCTATTCAAGTCTGTATGTATGAAGTATTCGCTGAATTAGTAGGAGATGTCTTCACTCATCTCAATCAGGTAATCAAAGAGCAGAAACAAGAGGAAGGTTGGAAAGTGAAACGAGAAGATTGGAAAACCGTTCAGTTTATTTTTGGGTCTGTTCGTTATTGTCGTACCTTGATGATAGATCAAGAGAGTCAAAATCATTATCCGCTAGATGACTGGCTAGGTATTCGGAAATATCAACGCCATAGTCCATTAGTAGAAGTAAAAGTGGCAGAGTTGGCGAGTAAAGTTACTTATAGAGATACTGCAAATATGTTAAATGAATGGACAGCTGTTACGATTAGTCATCAAACAGTCGGTAGTCTTCTCAAACGCGTTGGATCCGCACAAGCACGTGAAGATGAAGAGAGCGTATTGGAACTAGAAGAATCAGCTGAGTTGCCGGAAGGAAAAAAGGTAGACTATCTTTATGCCGAGGCTGATGGAGTTTTTGTCCGTGGGACAAAAAAGAAAAAGAGCTTAGAAGTTCGTCATGCCATCCTTTATGAAGGCTGGAATAAAAATGGGAAACGCGTCTCTTTAAAGGAACCCAAAGCCATTATGACGACTAAAAAAACCGCTGGTTTTTGGGCAGAGATTCAAGCCTTTACAGCGAATCATTATGCCTTACAACAAGCTCAAATCATTACAAATAGTGACGGCGGACAAGGGTATACCGCAGACAAATTCCAAGAAGCTTTTTCTCAATCGAACTACCCTGTTTTAAATCAGCTAGACTCTTATCATGTTTTTCAAGGGTTAAACCGTGCATTTGGCGTGAAAACTACCATTTTTAAACAGCAGGTCAAACAAGCATTAAAGACGCATGATTTAGATCAGTTAACTATTTGGTTGGATACGTATGAAAGTACGCTAGATGAAACTTCTGCAGTGGAAAAACTGACTACATTTCGAACCTATGTAGTACGAAATTGGGATCGAATTTTCGATTGGCGCGAAAAAGTAGAACAAGCGCCGAAGGACGCAAGAGGTTTAGGCGCAATGGAGTCCAATCAACGACGTATCTCTTTTCGCATGAAAAAGCGAGGAATGCATTGGAGCGCAGAAGGTTGCGAAGCTATGGTAAAGGTAAAACAAGGGATGTTTAATCACACCTTGCGTGAAGCCTATCTTCACCAACAAAATAGAAGTGCGAGAAATCAACGTAAGTTAAACCAAACGGTTCGTTTATCGTCGTTATTGCATGAGAAAACACGGCAGTCAGTCGGGGCAAAAAATGGGACTATTCCGTTATATGCCTCCCGTTCATCAGCAATAGGACAATTAATTAAAAGTTTTCGTTAA
- the thiT gene encoding energy-coupled thiamine transporter ThiT, protein MENISLRVWIEGTIVAATAIVLSMIPTNIGTGFTISLGMIPLVLYSLRRGTIAGLTAGFLWGILHYLTGNVAILSLVQGFIEYFIAFTFAGMAGLLAKPVQATIKNSKQIKAVYYIVLAAIVGTIARFFWHFVAGYYFWGSYAPEGMSPVWYSFIANGSSAFATMTVTAMVLVLLSKTSPDLFLPTEKSKLN, encoded by the coding sequence ATGGAAAATATTAGTTTACGAGTATGGATTGAAGGAACAATAGTGGCAGCAACAGCGATTGTTTTATCTATGATACCTACTAATATTGGAACAGGCTTTACCATTTCATTAGGGATGATCCCTTTGGTTTTATATTCACTTAGAAGAGGAACAATTGCGGGTTTAACTGCAGGTTTTTTATGGGGGATTTTGCATTATCTAACCGGTAATGTCGCAATCTTGAGTCTAGTTCAAGGATTTATTGAATATTTTATAGCATTTACGTTTGCTGGAATGGCAGGATTATTGGCAAAACCAGTTCAAGCTACAATCAAAAATAGTAAACAGATTAAAGCAGTTTATTATATTGTTCTTGCAGCAATCGTAGGAACAATTGCCCGCTTCTTCTGGCATTTTGTTGCTGGATATTATTTTTGGGGAAGCTATGCCCCCGAAGGAATGAGCCCAGTTTGGTACTCGTTTATTGCGAATGGCAGTAGCGCGTTTGCTACGATGACTGTTACAGCAATGGTGTTAGTTTTATTAAGTAAGACAAGTCCTGATTTATTTCTACCAACAGAAAAAAGTAAGCTCAATTAA